The following proteins are co-located in the Leucoraja erinacea ecotype New England chromosome 4, Leri_hhj_1, whole genome shotgun sequence genome:
- the LOC129696367 gene encoding myosin regulatory light chain 2, smooth muscle minor isoform yields the protein MSSKKAKGKTTKKRPQRATSNVFAMFDQSQIQEFKEAFNMIDQNRDGFIDKEDLHDMLASLGKNPTEDYLEAMMNEAPGPINFTMFLTMFGEKLNGTDPEDVIRNAFACFDEEGTGYIQEDYLRDLLTTMGDRFTEDEVDELFREAPIDSKSNFNYIEFTRILKHGAKDKDD from the exons ATGTCGAGCAAAAAAGCCAAGGGGAAGACCACCAAGAAGCGCCCTCAGCGCGCAACTTCCAATGTATTTGCGATGTTTGATCAGTCACAGATCCAAGAATTTAAAGAGGCCTTCAACATGATTGATCAGAATCGTGATGGTTTTATCGATAAGGAGGATTTGCATGACATGTTGGCTTCACTTG GGAAGAACCCAACAGAAGACTACCTAGAGGCAATGATGAATGAAGCCCCAGGGCCCATTAACTTCACCATGTTCTTGACAATGTTTGGTGAAAAGTTGAATGGTACAGATCCTGAAGATGTAATCAGAAATGCCTTTGCATGCTTTGATGAAGAAGGAACAG GCTATATCCAGGAAGACTACTTGCGAGATCTGCTGACAACAATGGGGGATCGGTTTACTGAAGACGAAGTTGATGAACTTTTCCGTGAAGCACCAATAGATAGCAAGAGCAACTTCAACTATATTGAGTTTACCCGCATACTTAAACATGGTGCGAAGGACAAAGATGACTAA